A genomic region of Clavibacter michiganensis subsp. insidiosus contains the following coding sequences:
- a CDS encoding NADP-dependent oxidoreductase has product MRAVVVTETGGPEVLHVADVPVPHRLDSEVLVKVVAAGVNPIDLRLRAGEPGGPTLGSLPAVLGRDFSGVVVESPYEDHALHPGDEVFGLAMVPRMPGSYAPYIAVPSVSLARKPARLSHVEAAATPVSALTAWGMVVDIGRAHEGQVVLVHAGAGGVGHFAVQFARHFGARVVATGSPRNVDWLAELGADEVIDRSQVRFEDVLADVDVVIDLVGNCTDDTGTRSLQVLRRGGLLVSAPVRGWPTLVQDAAAVGVRATHYEVAPDGQKLAVISRLLESGDIKVYVDEVFDLEDAAEAHRHMESGHARGKVVLNVARG; this is encoded by the coding sequence ATGCGCGCGGTCGTCGTCACGGAGACCGGCGGACCCGAGGTCCTGCACGTCGCCGACGTGCCGGTGCCGCACCGCCTCGACTCGGAGGTGCTCGTGAAGGTCGTCGCCGCGGGCGTGAACCCCATCGACCTGCGGCTCCGCGCGGGCGAGCCCGGCGGCCCGACGCTCGGCAGCCTGCCCGCGGTGCTCGGCCGCGACTTCAGCGGCGTCGTCGTCGAGTCGCCCTACGAGGACCACGCGCTGCACCCGGGCGACGAGGTGTTCGGCCTCGCTATGGTGCCGCGGATGCCCGGCAGCTACGCCCCCTACATCGCCGTCCCCAGCGTGAGCCTCGCCCGGAAGCCCGCCCGGCTCTCGCACGTCGAGGCCGCGGCGACGCCCGTCAGCGCCCTCACCGCGTGGGGCATGGTCGTCGACATCGGCCGGGCGCACGAGGGCCAGGTCGTCCTGGTGCACGCGGGCGCGGGCGGCGTCGGCCACTTCGCGGTGCAGTTCGCGCGGCACTTCGGCGCCCGGGTGGTCGCGACAGGCTCGCCCCGCAACGTCGACTGGCTGGCGGAGCTCGGCGCCGACGAGGTCATCGACCGCTCGCAGGTGCGCTTCGAGGACGTGCTCGCCGACGTGGACGTCGTGATCGACCTGGTCGGCAACTGCACCGACGACACCGGCACCCGCTCGCTGCAGGTCCTCCGGCGGGGCGGCCTCCTGGTCAGCGCGCCCGTCCGCGGCTGGCCGACCCTCGTGCAGGACGCGGCCGCGGTCGGCGTGCGCGCCACCCACTACGAGGTCGCGCCCGACGGGCAGAAGCTCGCGGTGATCTCGCGGCTGCTGGAGTCGGGCGACATCAAGGTCTACGTCGACGAGGTCTTCGACCTGGAGGACGCCGCCGAGGCGCACCGTCACATGGAGAGCGGCCACGCCCGCGGCAAGGTCGTGCTCAACGTGGCGCGGGGCTGA
- a CDS encoding YqaJ viral recombinase family protein: protein MLAFPWEDDLAPAAPAPPPPPPHLTRILAHSSDRVAWLRARSFGITATDVARLATDASLQAVALEKLYGSGFGGNRYTDHGREREPEIARWVEAEHGIVPSAHLFHAEGQRRHLATPDGVGLRADGRLELAEIKTTAKPWRSIPRNYLRQIWWQQYVLGADRSLIVWEQHVDFVPVHDIPKWKWIDRDEAEIAALVARANDLIALIVRMANAPAGARGLA, encoded by the coding sequence ATGCTGGCCTTCCCCTGGGAGGACGACCTCGCCCCCGCTGCCCCCGCGCCGCCTCCTCCCCCGCCGCACCTGACGCGCATCCTCGCCCACTCGTCGGATCGCGTCGCCTGGCTCCGCGCCCGCAGCTTCGGCATCACCGCGACCGACGTCGCGCGCCTCGCGACCGACGCGTCGCTGCAGGCCGTCGCGCTCGAGAAGCTCTACGGATCCGGCTTCGGCGGCAACCGCTACACCGACCACGGCCGGGAGCGCGAGCCCGAGATCGCCCGCTGGGTCGAGGCCGAGCACGGCATCGTCCCGAGCGCGCACCTGTTCCACGCGGAGGGCCAGCGACGGCACCTCGCGACCCCCGACGGCGTGGGCCTGCGGGCCGACGGACGGCTCGAGCTCGCGGAGATCAAGACGACCGCCAAGCCGTGGCGGAGCATCCCGCGCAACTACCTGCGGCAGATCTGGTGGCAGCAGTACGTGCTCGGTGCCGACCGCTCGCTCATCGTCTGGGAGCAGCACGTGGACTTCGTGCCCGTGCACGACATCCCGAAGTGGAAGTGGATCGACCGCGACGAGGCGGAGATCGCCGCGCTGGTGGCGCGGGCGAACGACCTCATCGCGCTCATCGTGCGGATGGCGAACGCGCCGGCGGGAGCCCGCGGCCTGGCCTGA
- a CDS encoding TOMM precursor leader peptide-binding protein — protein MDSSTTYSVSPRYAVGEVEDTLHLLGGRELVSPQLPSGDAVSAVSRLLSRPFTRADLDRAFAAHAPAVAHLVDELVLRDVVVGAPTGSAGSVPDELAHVLDEARRNGGDRTGLGPVRDPASPARVALVGDMIPSLLTGLAEALPSAELGDEDDADLVIAVGTRHVLRDVGARMHVAGRPWLPVHPFDGRFQLVGPVVVPGEGPCLECVALRWASTTPFAADHAAAADAVAVVPRDPSLDAITAGFAARYAARWIHAHDWLVASTVLVIEPKVMEAEAHAVFRVARCGTCGPRPYGGVASPWRA, from the coding sequence ATGGATTCGTCGACCACGTACTCGGTGAGTCCCCGCTACGCCGTCGGGGAGGTGGAGGACACCCTCCACCTCCTCGGCGGTCGCGAGCTGGTCTCCCCGCAGCTGCCCTCGGGCGACGCCGTCTCCGCGGTGTCGCGCCTCCTCTCCCGTCCCTTCACCCGCGCGGACCTCGACCGGGCGTTCGCCGCGCACGCCCCCGCCGTGGCGCACCTGGTCGACGAGCTCGTGCTGCGCGACGTCGTGGTCGGGGCGCCGACCGGCTCCGCGGGATCCGTCCCCGACGAGCTGGCGCACGTGCTCGACGAGGCGCGGCGCAACGGCGGCGACCGCACCGGGCTCGGTCCCGTGCGGGATCCCGCCTCGCCCGCGCGGGTGGCGCTCGTGGGCGACATGATCCCGTCGCTGCTCACGGGCCTCGCGGAGGCGCTCCCCTCCGCCGAGCTCGGCGACGAGGACGACGCCGACCTGGTCATCGCGGTGGGCACCCGGCATGTCCTCCGTGACGTCGGGGCGCGCATGCACGTCGCCGGGCGCCCGTGGCTCCCCGTGCACCCGTTCGACGGCCGGTTCCAGCTCGTCGGGCCGGTCGTCGTGCCCGGCGAGGGGCCGTGCCTCGAATGCGTCGCGCTGCGCTGGGCGTCGACCACGCCGTTCGCCGCGGATCACGCCGCGGCGGCCGACGCGGTCGCCGTCGTGCCGCGCGACCCGAGCCTCGACGCCATCACGGCCGGGTTCGCCGCGCGCTACGCCGCCCGGTGGATCCACGCGCACGACTGGCTCGTCGCCAGCACCGTGCTCGTGATCGAGCCGAAGGTCATGGAGGCGGAGGCGCACGCCGTGTTCCGCGTCGCGCGCTGCGGCACGTGCGGCCCGCGCCCCTACGGCGGCGTGGCCTCGCCGTGGCGGGCATGA